Proteins encoded in a region of the Coregonus clupeaformis isolate EN_2021a chromosome 9, ASM2061545v1, whole genome shotgun sequence genome:
- the LOC121574380 gene encoding E3 ubiquitin-protein ligase TRIM62-like: MNITSKNHREVEKLQLTSPHNVKVEKSDKKSSKYWEGELPKQTTKEKPRSSSMAGQVSKSSAQRLSRDLTCSICLDLFKHPVSLPCDHTFCQACIAGYWTGPRGQVQGGSGSCPQCRKAFPGQSYRPNRIVANIVESYCQGMEESEGLLGDVGVPERSPAPAPAPRCGRHREELKLYCEEDQELLCLVCGLSQEHRNHTMVCVQEAQQRYRASLNSSMDSLKGELNTALQCERETEDEVKKLKEHTADLKQRIEALFSDLHQFLYQEEKLLQVKLKTEERRELIRLDEHKALLCVEVCRLQRALNEIEDKLREQDTFTLLRNIKTLLQRPSPKFEKPTLTAPSLCEGRFAGPLQYRVWKSLKGSIYPVPAAITFNSSTANPWLSLTSSLTCVRYQTFNHSVQDNPNRFNAALSLLGSQGFTHGRHYWEIEVYSSTVWTVGVARETVSRKGVINALPANGFWTLSLSYGIQYMACTSPPTVLSLEEPLARIGVYLDYKRGLVSFYNAESMTHLYTFCETFTETLYPYFNLGFLDKVHENEPLKVFLPKI; this comes from the exons ATGAACATAACAAGTAAGAATCACAGAGAGGTGGAGAAACTCCAGTTAACGTCTCCACACAACGTCAAGGTGGAGAAATCAGACAAGAAAAGTTCCAAATACTGGGAGGGGGAGCTTCCAAAGCAAACTACAAAGGAAAAGCCAAGGTCGTCTAGTATGGCTGGGCAAGTATCCAAGAGCTCAGCACAGCGACTCAGCCGAGACCTGACCTGTTCTATCTGCCTGGATCTCTTCAAGCATCCTGTCTCCCTGCCCTGCGACCACACCTTCTGCCAGGCATGTATCGCTGGCTACTGGACGGGCCCCAGAGGCCAGGTCCAGGGGGGGTCCGGATCCTGTCCCCAGTGCAGGAAGGCGTTCCCTGGCCAGAGCTACCGGCCCAACCGCATCGTGGCTAACATAGTGGAGAGCTACTGCCAGGGCATGGAAGAGAGTGAGGGACTGCTGGGGGACGTGGGGGTACCAGAGAGGAGCCCTGCCCCTGCTCCTGCCCCACGCTGTGGCCGGCACCGAGAGGAGCTGAAGCTCTACTGTGAGGAGGACCAAGAGCTTTTGTGTCTGGTGTGTGGACTCTCTCAGGAGCACCGGAACCACACCATGGTGTGTGTGCAAGAGGCACAGCAGAGATACAGG GCGTCTCTCAACAGTTCCATGGACTCTCTGAAAGGGGAGCTGAACACGGCCCTGcaatgtgagagagagactgaggacgaGGTCAAGAAGCTCAAG GAGCACACGGCAGACCTGAAGCAGCGCATCGAGGCCCTGTTCAGCGACCTGCACCAGTTCCTGTACCAGGAAGAGAAGCTGCTTCAGGTGAAGCTGAAGACAGAGGAGCGCAGGGAGCTGATCAGGCTGGACGAACACAAGGCCCTGCTCTGTGTGGAGGTCTGCCGTCTGCAGAGGGCCCTGAATGAGATCGAGGACAAGCTGAGAGAGCAGGACACCTTTACATTGCTGCGG AATATCAAGACCCTGCTCCAGAG GCCGTCACCCAAGTTTGAGAAGCCTACTCTCACGGCTCCCAGTCTGTGTGAGGGTCGGTTCGCAGGGCCCCTGCAGTACCGAGTGTGGAAATCACTGAAAGGAAGCATCTACCCAG TTCCGGCCGCCATCACCTTCAACTCGAGCACGGCCAACCCCTGGCTtagcctgacctcctccctcaCCTGTGTCCGCTACCAGACCTTCAACCACTCTGTCCAGGACAACCCCAACCGCTTCAATGCTGCATTGTCCCTGTTGGGCAGTCAGGGCTTCACTCATGGCCGCCACTATTGGGAGATCGAGGTCTACAGCAGCACTGTGTGGACCGTGGGTGTGGCTAGAGAGACTGTATCGAGGAAGGGAGTAATCAATGCCTTGCCAGCCAATGGCTTCtggaccctgtccctgtcctatgGAATACAGTACATGGCCTGTACATCGCCCCCTACTGTGCTGTCACTGGAGGAGCCTCTGGCTAGGATAGGGGTATATCTGGATTATAAGAGGGGTCTGGTGTCTTTCTACAATGCAGAGAGCATGACACATCTCTATACATTCTGTGAAACCTTCACAGAGACGTTGTATCCCTACTTCAATCTGGGATTCCTGGATAAAGTGCATGAGAATGAGCCCCTCAAAGTCTTCCTTCCCAAAATCTGA